One window of Saccharopolyspora phatthalungensis genomic DNA carries:
- a CDS encoding DddA-like double-stranded DNA deaminase toxin, translated as MASAVEEVDQAIATALSKIEAAVGGLTQAIESCEEGVGHFGEVLLGCTDDEVLAAVQGQQETPEQLATVWGMLQTITTRLAEYRQCLGVHSAASASAEAPAANRSSSAASDMASSASARSELPCPPRAGKTHGRWIDSNGDLVMLESGKGGEYYQAARQRAVELGLTYGRPNAEAAISRHVEVQFAMRMHAQGITDAEIEINRRVCGTTPGRDDDLRDTCDKQLERFLPPGTTLRVKDGSSPTGRLYRGKKGER; from the coding sequence GTGGCATCTGCGGTTGAGGAAGTCGACCAGGCTATCGCGACCGCGCTGAGCAAGATTGAGGCGGCCGTCGGTGGACTCACTCAGGCGATCGAATCCTGTGAGGAAGGCGTTGGGCACTTCGGCGAGGTGCTACTGGGCTGCACCGACGACGAGGTGCTCGCCGCAGTGCAGGGCCAGCAGGAAACACCCGAGCAGCTCGCGACCGTGTGGGGAATGCTGCAGACCATCACGACGCGACTCGCCGAGTATCGGCAGTGCCTCGGCGTTCATTCAGCCGCCTCGGCGAGCGCCGAGGCCCCCGCCGCGAACCGTTCCAGCTCGGCGGCATCCGACATGGCGTCGTCGGCTTCGGCACGTTCCGAACTGCCGTGTCCGCCTCGGGCGGGGAAGACACACGGCCGATGGATCGACAGCAACGGCGACCTGGTGATGCTGGAAAGCGGCAAGGGCGGCGAGTACTACCAGGCCGCCCGGCAGCGCGCCGTCGAACTCGGGTTGACCTACGGCCGGCCGAACGCAGAGGCCGCCATTTCTCGACACGTCGAGGTGCAGTTCGCGATGCGGATGCACGCCCAAGGCATCACCGATGCCGAGATCGAGATCAACCGCCGAGTGTGTGGCACGACGCCGGGCAGGGATGATGACCTACGGGATACCTGCGACAAGCAGCTTGAGCGGTTTCTGCCGCCGGGAACCACACTGAGGGTCAAGGACGGGAGCAGCCCGACCGGGAGGCTCTACCGAGGCAAGAAAGGGGAACGATGA
- a CDS encoding Imm1 family immunity protein, which translates to MTIDARWAVFAEDGSERGAQLLVEDRDQVRELVELLADPAADVARLIHRERPLWDVERGFFDHDVYATVRDGFGYLSYQDAKRDKAYPEGDPASEGCEFDDDDFPPGAGLPVEKFTEILVEFLRTADRPASVTWRELSTGPAGE; encoded by the coding sequence ATGACCATTGACGCCCGTTGGGCCGTGTTCGCCGAGGATGGTTCGGAACGCGGGGCGCAGCTGCTCGTGGAGGATCGCGACCAGGTGCGCGAGCTCGTCGAGCTGCTCGCCGATCCCGCCGCCGACGTGGCCCGGTTGATCCACCGCGAACGGCCGCTGTGGGACGTCGAGCGCGGGTTTTTCGACCACGACGTGTACGCCACCGTTCGGGACGGGTTCGGGTACCTGAGCTATCAGGACGCAAAGCGAGACAAGGCGTACCCCGAGGGCGACCCCGCCTCGGAAGGCTGCGAGTTCGACGACGATGACTTTCCGCCTGGTGCAGGGCTGCCGGTGGAAAAATTCACCGAGATCCTCGTCGAGTTCCTGCGCACCGCCGATCGGCCCGCCTCGGTGACATGGCGCGAGCTATCCACTGGGCCTGCGGGCGAGTGA
- a CDS encoding HAD family hydrolase, whose amino-acid sequence MIRSVVFDVGETLLDDTSEWGRWADWIGVPRHTFSAVLGAVTASGRDNAETFQYFRPGFDLSQERRRRELAGAGEQIDEHDLYPDVRPALTALRAAGVWVGIAGNQTARAAGLLRTLELPADAIATSGEWGVAKPDPGFFARVCEMAPGSPQEIAYVGDHRDNDIVAAHGAGLRPVLIRRGPWGHLWADDPLIEELADLVIDSLTELPALVACTR is encoded by the coding sequence ATGATCCGCTCGGTCGTCTTTGACGTGGGTGAGACCCTGTTAGACGACACCAGTGAGTGGGGGCGGTGGGCAGACTGGATCGGCGTTCCTCGGCATACCTTTTCCGCCGTTCTGGGGGCGGTCACCGCGTCCGGTCGGGACAACGCCGAGACCTTCCAGTACTTCCGCCCGGGGTTTGACCTCTCCCAAGAGCGTCGCCGCCGCGAGCTCGCCGGTGCTGGTGAGCAGATCGATGAGCACGATCTCTATCCCGACGTGCGACCCGCTCTAACGGCCTTGCGGGCCGCGGGGGTCTGGGTGGGAATCGCTGGCAACCAGACCGCACGAGCGGCGGGCCTGCTCCGTACCCTCGAACTCCCTGCCGACGCCATCGCGACCTCCGGGGAGTGGGGCGTGGCCAAGCCCGATCCTGGCTTCTTTGCTCGCGTGTGTGAGATGGCCCCCGGGTCCCCGCAGGAGATCGCCTACGTCGGGGATCATCGTGACAACGACATCGTTGCCGCTCACGGGGCCGGCCTACGGCCTGTGCTCATTCGGCGAGGGCCGTGGGGACACTTGTGGGCGGACGACCCGCTTATCGAGGAGCTTGCGGACTTGGTGATCGATTCTCTGACCGAGCTGCCAGCGCTCGTCGCCTGCACCCGCTAG
- a CDS encoding WXG100-like domain-containing protein, with protein sequence MRFLDSKEFAYNIASGTAGDLQSSAGMVGNDDTGKAFAGKYEPAARATVHAMGVAGQALAKVSAELLTIAWWHLKMDDTLAAAFNGGQIDTASAMAPPQTSDCDPSNAAETLPHITGAGQESDIPVIGKFWPQADPDKLRAAAHVWNTAADLMDQAQRNAAGHAQPVLASAEGATADAFKAYCASVFTGNPSGGDHAEEKAPLIDNVSASCRSLAKMCSAFADQVDSVRDTIIGIGVGVGIATVAGVALTVFTLGASDEAAGANDAGLVAEASAAATELAAAAGTSSEAAVVAKP encoded by the coding sequence GTGCGGTTCCTCGACTCCAAAGAGTTCGCCTACAACATCGCCTCAGGCACGGCAGGGGACTTGCAGTCCTCAGCGGGCATGGTGGGAAATGACGACACAGGGAAGGCATTCGCAGGCAAATACGAGCCCGCTGCGCGGGCCACGGTGCACGCCATGGGTGTTGCCGGTCAGGCGTTAGCGAAAGTTTCGGCGGAACTGCTCACCATCGCCTGGTGGCACCTGAAGATGGACGACACCCTGGCCGCCGCATTCAACGGCGGGCAGATCGACACCGCATCGGCCATGGCCCCACCACAGACCTCCGACTGCGACCCCAGCAACGCCGCAGAAACCCTTCCGCACATCACGGGCGCCGGGCAGGAAAGCGACATCCCGGTGATCGGCAAGTTCTGGCCACAAGCCGATCCCGACAAGCTGCGAGCCGCAGCCCACGTGTGGAACACCGCCGCCGACTTGATGGACCAGGCGCAGCGCAACGCCGCCGGCCATGCCCAGCCGGTGCTGGCCTCGGCCGAAGGCGCGACCGCCGACGCGTTCAAGGCGTACTGCGCCTCAGTCTTCACCGGCAATCCCAGCGGAGGCGACCACGCCGAGGAAAAAGCGCCACTGATCGACAACGTCAGCGCGTCGTGTCGCAGCCTGGCCAAGATGTGTTCGGCCTTCGCGGATCAGGTTGACAGCGTGCGTGACACGATCATCGGCATCGGCGTAGGTGTCGGTATCGCAACGGTGGCCGGGGTGGCACTGACCGTCTTCACGCTCGGCGCGTCGGATGAGGCTGCGGGCGCGAACGATGCCGGGCTCGTGGCTGAGGCATCAGCGGCGGCAACCGAATTGGCTGCGGCAGCGGGTACCAGCTCTGAGGCCGCCGTCGTTGCCAAACCTTGA
- a CDS encoding flavoprotein encodes MSPSSQCLYLVVSAAPPVLRIEEFITALHAGGWTVVMIATPTATTWIDLNGLAARTGCLIRVHPRPPREQDSLPQADAVVAAPMTFNSINKWAAGISDTLALSVLNEMIGTDVPIIAVPCVKSVLRKHPAYQESITRLTAIGVSMMKPDAVTTRADDGLATFIWSEIISVLSALNSPT; translated from the coding sequence ATGAGTCCATCGTCGCAGTGTCTGTACCTCGTGGTGTCGGCCGCACCTCCGGTCTTGCGCATTGAGGAGTTCATCACCGCATTGCACGCCGGGGGCTGGACAGTGGTCATGATCGCCACGCCCACGGCGACGACCTGGATCGACCTGAACGGGCTCGCAGCCAGAACAGGCTGCCTGATCCGAGTACACCCTCGTCCACCTCGTGAGCAGGATTCGCTGCCCCAAGCCGACGCGGTAGTGGCTGCGCCGATGACGTTCAACTCCATCAACAAATGGGCCGCGGGAATCAGCGACACGCTGGCGCTCAGCGTGCTCAACGAAATGATCGGCACCGATGTCCCGATCATCGCCGTCCCCTGTGTGAAGTCCGTGCTACGCAAGCATCCCGCGTACCAGGAAAGCATCACACGACTGACGGCAATCGGGGTATCCATGATGAAGCCCGATGCCGTCACAACCAGAGCCGACGACGGACTAGCAACCTTTATCTGGTCCGAGATCATCTCCGTACTCAGTGCTCTCAACAGTCCTACGTAG
- a CDS encoding helix-turn-helix domain-containing protein: protein MTTRRDALAARREALGFTQETLAHELGVELSTVGRWERGTGTPQPWRRPDLARVLHVSLDELHKLLKPSPLIDDVATAGTGQQLASRREAIADTVLLTSAAVADQLPGRRPDSPLLDSHAAPRGAPTVRNTSTMVAEVHQAYQAARYAEAARLLPSVTATVDALVFEPTAKTRREAFVLQCSLHIAAAKLATKVGDAAGAWTAAVQAREAAEAAEDTFGQAGAAYQRTCALLRAGRLDDAEQTAVSAADAVRGTDPQSMTWRGALTLISAIIAARRSDSAEATRRLDHAEELAGLLGADGNIGWTAFGPTNALIHRLSVAVALGDPYAALTTAQQIDIVRLPIGLHGRQAQFHLDSAWAHARLGEDPEAVIHLLDTERVAPELVRTNPKAHTLIEELLARERRCTVPGLRGLAQRTGVAA from the coding sequence ATGACGACACGACGGGATGCCCTCGCTGCTCGTCGCGAGGCACTGGGATTTACCCAGGAGACCCTGGCCCATGAGTTGGGTGTCGAACTATCGACGGTAGGCCGCTGGGAACGCGGAACAGGGACTCCGCAGCCCTGGCGGCGCCCGGACCTCGCACGGGTGCTCCACGTATCGCTAGACGAGTTGCACAAGCTGCTAAAGCCATCGCCGCTGATTGACGACGTTGCTACTGCCGGGACGGGCCAGCAGCTCGCCAGCCGGCGCGAGGCCATCGCCGATACGGTTCTTCTCACCAGCGCGGCCGTCGCTGACCAGTTGCCGGGCAGGCGTCCCGACTCCCCGTTGCTCGATAGCCATGCGGCACCACGGGGCGCGCCCACTGTCAGGAATACGTCGACGATGGTGGCCGAGGTACACCAGGCATATCAGGCTGCACGGTATGCCGAGGCTGCGCGACTGCTCCCGTCCGTGACGGCAACTGTCGACGCGCTGGTGTTCGAGCCGACCGCGAAGACAAGGCGAGAAGCGTTCGTCCTGCAGTGCAGCCTGCACATCGCCGCAGCGAAACTCGCAACCAAGGTTGGCGACGCCGCCGGCGCCTGGACAGCCGCAGTGCAAGCCCGAGAAGCAGCAGAGGCCGCCGAGGACACGTTCGGCCAAGCCGGTGCCGCCTACCAGCGGACGTGCGCTCTGCTGCGCGCCGGCCGCCTCGACGACGCCGAACAGACGGCCGTGTCAGCAGCCGACGCCGTACGGGGTACCGATCCGCAGAGCATGACCTGGCGGGGCGCCTTGACATTGATCAGCGCGATCATCGCCGCTCGCCGCAGCGATTCCGCTGAGGCAACTCGGCGGCTCGATCACGCCGAGGAGTTGGCAGGGCTCCTCGGCGCGGACGGCAACATCGGCTGGACCGCATTTGGACCGACGAACGCGCTGATCCACCGACTGTCCGTGGCGGTTGCCCTGGGCGATCCCTACGCCGCGCTGACGACGGCGCAACAGATCGACATCGTCCGGCTGCCGATCGGCCTGCACGGGCGCCAAGCCCAGTTTCATCTCGACAGCGCGTGGGCGCACGCAAGGCTTGGTGAGGACCCTGAGGCGGTGATCCACCTTCTGGATACCGAGCGGGTCGCCCCCGAATTAGTGCGTACGAACCCGAAAGCCCACACGCTCATCGAGGAACTGTTGGCTCGTGAGCGCCGCTGTACAGTGCCGGGCTTGCGCGGCCTCGCCCAGCGGACGGGGGTAGCCGCATGA
- the fxlM gene encoding methyltransferase, FxLD system codes for MTDTNTASKTNGETANSDRAAHMRRQVVDELIAEGTIVSAPVETAMRKVPREVFAPGVTLEDVYHVYNGVVTKRDEAGNSISSISAPQLQAHMLEQAEISLGMNVLEVGSGGYNAALLAELVGPSGHVTTVDIDGDITDRARQLLAKADYPQVNVLLADAEAGVPDHAPYDRILVTAGTWDVPGAWVDQLVEGGLLLVPLSVRGLSRTIAFEKIAKGRLISRSSKSFGFVPIRGAGEHESTLLVMRGGEVTVRIDDEFPAGFSVDWRCVESALDTPRVEVWSGATIGRFEPWATAQMWLATALPGFCRVVVDRERSTGLISPPGRHTAAVAAVSAGSLAYVTTRDTDDKDRVEFGVHAFGPNAAELAEAVAEQLRIWERDHRGGPGPQFRVYPAGTSDEQMPEGRVVDKKNARITISWPHAATAACGQVVQHNPTK; via the coding sequence GTGACCGACACGAATACAGCTTCAAAAACGAACGGCGAGACCGCGAACTCCGATCGCGCCGCGCACATGCGCAGGCAGGTGGTAGACGAGCTGATCGCCGAAGGCACAATCGTGTCCGCGCCCGTCGAGACGGCGATGCGCAAGGTCCCTCGGGAGGTTTTCGCCCCGGGGGTGACCTTGGAAGACGTCTACCACGTCTACAACGGCGTGGTTACGAAGCGGGACGAGGCTGGCAACTCGATCAGCTCGATTTCCGCGCCGCAGCTTCAGGCGCACATGCTCGAACAAGCCGAGATCAGCCTCGGCATGAACGTGTTGGAGGTTGGTTCTGGAGGCTACAACGCCGCGCTGCTGGCCGAGCTTGTCGGTCCGTCTGGTCACGTGACCACAGTGGACATTGACGGCGACATCACAGATCGGGCGCGGCAACTGCTTGCCAAGGCGGACTATCCGCAGGTGAACGTCCTGCTCGCGGACGCCGAAGCCGGAGTGCCCGATCACGCTCCCTACGACCGAATTCTCGTGACTGCTGGCACTTGGGACGTCCCGGGGGCGTGGGTGGATCAGTTGGTCGAGGGCGGGTTGCTGTTGGTGCCGTTGTCGGTGCGTGGTCTGTCCCGCACAATCGCGTTCGAGAAGATCGCCAAAGGCCGGTTGATCAGTCGGTCGTCGAAGTCGTTCGGGTTCGTGCCGATTCGGGGCGCGGGCGAGCATGAGAGCACGCTGCTGGTAATGCGCGGCGGCGAAGTCACTGTACGCATCGACGATGAGTTCCCCGCCGGCTTCTCCGTCGACTGGCGCTGCGTGGAGTCCGCCCTCGACACGCCGCGGGTGGAGGTGTGGAGTGGGGCCACCATCGGACGATTCGAGCCGTGGGCGACCGCGCAGATGTGGCTTGCAACAGCCCTACCAGGCTTTTGCCGTGTTGTCGTGGATCGAGAGCGCAGCACGGGTCTGATCTCCCCACCTGGCCGACACACGGCCGCCGTTGCCGCTGTCTCCGCTGGCAGCTTGGCCTACGTCACCACCCGCGACACTGACGACAAGGATCGTGTGGAGTTCGGTGTGCACGCCTTCGGCCCGAACGCCGCTGAACTGGCCGAGGCAGTGGCCGAGCAGCTTCGCATCTGGGAACGGGACCACCGCGGGGGACCTGGTCCGCAGTTCCGGGTCTATCCGGCTGGCACTTCGGATGAGCAGATGCCCGAGGGCCGTGTCGTCGACAAGAAGAACGCGCGGATCACGATCTCCTGGCCGCACGCCGCGACCGCCGCGTGCGGCCAGGTTGTCCAGCACAACCCCACCAAGTAA
- a CDS encoding FxLD family lanthipeptide, which translates to MSDFRLSGGTALADPPDRGDDEFALDVRLFVAYGPVMGDCPTDDGCGNTCEGEASACNSFADDPS; encoded by the coding sequence ATGTCAGATTTCCGGCTCTCGGGTGGCACGGCACTGGCCGACCCGCCCGACCGAGGGGACGACGAGTTCGCGCTCGATGTGCGGCTCTTCGTGGCCTATGGCCCTGTCATGGGGGACTGCCCGACCGACGACGGCTGCGGCAACACCTGCGAAGGCGAAGCCAGCGCGTGTAACTCGTTCGCAGACGACCCGTCGTGA
- a CDS encoding lantibiotic dehydratase has protein sequence MASTSSPVYRWVGAALLRASTDPGGLDLPEDLDVFGGDKTRQAVGWLSALWQRAEVRAALETASPDLSRQVDDLVVSGSGDARTVRRTVISVLSYVLRWRGRCTPFGLFAGVGVARIGTETKVRWGGKHRVAVRADAGWLDDVVARLYQCGELRERLSVVANGAASPRGTRVVAPGRAPDGAAEELAPIEVSVRHSRPVRTALGAAREPVRFGELRALLLNQFPGATAQKIDGLLVGLLNQGLLISNLSAPMTCLDALGHTCAQLQAAQAHAIPEIKGVVRELDAIHGQLSTVSSDTPVGAVAERMRALSKATDVAQVVDTSADCDVRIPESVGQEARDVVGVLFRLSPYPWGYPVWRDYHDRFRARYGVGALVPVLELVADSGLGFPAGYLSSAHGRAARKLSERDERLLALIQKATVDGGGEIVLTDHVIEDLTAGENTELAHVPPRVEVAVEIRSESVEALARGRFALTVTGTPRPGSSMTGRHVHLLPEEDRNLIAETFTATEPGVVAAQLSFAPRKRRNENVARTEQLLPDVISIAEHREPSGHVIPVADLAVTADERRFYLVQPSTGRRVEPRVTHALEAGRHTPPLARFLAEITTARSTVYKAFHFGAAERLPYLPRVSYRRTILSPARWLLSAPDFSDRSASMAEWEAALDSWRTKWHIPEHVALVDHDRRQPVDLGHRLHRRLLRTRLDRAGGVELRETADPRELAWLGRPHELVIPLVQDRSATAARLPSTDPERVVAGDALHLPGNSTILCAQLYGNPSRFDEILTEHLPALITAFGAETPRWWFRRHRQLRHPEVDQYLALYLHLAEPSVYGSAAERLSEWAKKLRGDKLVSHLALVSHEPQFGRYGHGLAMDRAQDVFAADSSAAIAQINTAVRTGGSSQTLAAASLVDLAVRFTGSADAGLSWLVRELPQERGWLDPALRHRALELADPGGEWTTVRSLPDGTDVVAAWETRGAALAAYREELAEQRDPLTVLPSLLHGHHNRAVSVDTAIERITGRLARICALRHTAPRKGK, from the coding sequence TTGGCATCCACATCATCGCCGGTGTACCGATGGGTTGGCGCGGCGTTGCTTCGTGCCAGCACCGATCCGGGTGGATTGGATCTACCCGAGGATCTGGACGTGTTCGGCGGCGACAAGACGCGGCAGGCGGTGGGTTGGCTGTCGGCGCTGTGGCAGCGTGCGGAGGTTCGTGCTGCGCTGGAAACAGCGAGCCCCGACTTGTCCCGGCAGGTTGACGACCTGGTGGTCTCCGGTAGCGGCGACGCCCGAACCGTTCGCCGAACAGTGATCTCGGTGCTCTCGTACGTGTTGCGTTGGCGAGGGCGTTGTACCCCGTTCGGTCTGTTCGCCGGGGTCGGCGTGGCCCGGATAGGGACCGAGACAAAGGTGCGATGGGGCGGCAAGCACCGAGTTGCGGTCCGGGCCGATGCGGGCTGGCTGGACGATGTCGTGGCCCGCCTCTACCAGTGCGGCGAGCTTCGGGAGCGGCTGTCCGTCGTCGCCAATGGGGCCGCGAGTCCCCGTGGCACCCGCGTCGTGGCACCAGGGCGGGCACCCGATGGCGCCGCTGAGGAATTGGCCCCGATCGAGGTGTCAGTACGGCACAGTCGTCCGGTTCGCACAGCGCTGGGCGCGGCCCGAGAACCTGTGAGGTTCGGTGAACTGCGCGCACTGCTCCTCAACCAGTTTCCCGGTGCGACCGCGCAAAAGATCGACGGATTGCTCGTAGGTCTTCTCAACCAGGGCTTGTTGATCAGCAACTTGTCCGCGCCGATGACCTGCCTAGATGCGCTGGGCCATACCTGCGCGCAGCTACAGGCAGCCCAGGCGCACGCGATCCCCGAAATCAAGGGCGTGGTGCGCGAGCTGGATGCCATTCACGGCCAGCTTTCGACGGTAAGTTCGGATACGCCGGTAGGGGCGGTAGCCGAGCGGATGAGGGCGTTAAGCAAGGCCACCGACGTCGCGCAGGTTGTCGATACGAGCGCGGACTGCGATGTTCGGATCCCGGAGTCGGTCGGTCAGGAAGCACGTGACGTCGTTGGTGTCCTGTTCCGGCTTTCCCCTTACCCGTGGGGCTACCCGGTGTGGAGGGACTACCACGACCGGTTCCGGGCACGCTACGGCGTCGGTGCGCTGGTACCGGTCTTGGAGCTTGTCGCTGACAGTGGGCTCGGGTTTCCGGCGGGCTATCTCAGCTCGGCACACGGGCGTGCGGCCCGCAAGCTGAGCGAACGTGACGAACGGTTACTCGCGTTGATCCAGAAGGCCACGGTGGACGGCGGCGGGGAAATCGTACTGACGGATCATGTGATCGAAGATCTGACTGCCGGTGAAAACACCGAGTTGGCCCACGTGCCCCCACGTGTTGAAGTCGCTGTGGAGATCCGCTCCGAATCGGTGGAAGCGTTGGCGCGCGGACGTTTCGCCTTGACGGTCACCGGTACACCGCGGCCCGGCAGCAGCATGACGGGCCGACACGTGCACCTGCTACCCGAGGAAGACCGGAACCTCATCGCCGAAACCTTCACCGCGACAGAGCCGGGCGTGGTCGCTGCCCAGTTGTCCTTCGCCCCACGTAAACGGCGCAACGAGAACGTTGCCCGCACTGAGCAACTTCTCCCCGATGTCATCTCGATCGCTGAGCATCGCGAACCGAGCGGACACGTGATCCCCGTAGCGGATCTCGCGGTCACCGCGGACGAACGCCGCTTCTACCTAGTCCAACCTTCTACAGGGCGGCGTGTCGAGCCGCGCGTCACGCACGCCTTGGAAGCCGGGCGCCACACCCCTCCGTTGGCACGGTTTCTCGCCGAGATCACAACGGCCCGCTCCACGGTCTACAAGGCGTTCCACTTCGGTGCCGCCGAGAGGCTTCCGTACCTTCCCCGAGTAAGCTACCGGCGAACCATCTTGTCTCCGGCACGGTGGCTGCTGTCGGCCCCGGACTTTTCCGACCGCAGCGCCTCGATGGCCGAATGGGAGGCCGCGCTCGACTCCTGGCGGACCAAGTGGCACATTCCCGAGCACGTGGCGCTGGTCGACCACGACCGGCGGCAACCCGTGGATCTCGGCCACCGGCTGCACAGGCGCTTGCTGCGGACCCGTCTGGACCGCGCTGGCGGCGTCGAACTCCGCGAAACAGCCGATCCTCGCGAGCTTGCGTGGCTGGGCCGCCCCCATGAACTCGTGATTCCCTTGGTGCAGGACAGGTCCGCCACCGCGGCCCGCTTGCCGAGCACGGATCCAGAACGTGTTGTCGCGGGCGACGCCCTGCATCTGCCCGGCAACTCGACGATCCTCTGCGCACAGCTCTACGGGAATCCGAGCCGGTTCGATGAGATTCTGACCGAGCACCTGCCTGCCTTGATCACGGCTTTCGGTGCGGAGACGCCGCGTTGGTGGTTCCGCCGCCATCGCCAGCTGCGCCACCCCGAGGTCGACCAGTACCTTGCCCTCTATCTGCATCTCGCTGAACCGTCCGTGTACGGCTCGGCAGCTGAACGGCTCTCCGAGTGGGCGAAGAAGCTGCGCGGAGACAAGTTGGTGTCGCACCTCGCGCTAGTCAGCCACGAACCCCAATTCGGGCGCTACGGCCACGGCCTCGCGATGGATCGCGCGCAGGACGTTTTTGCCGCCGACTCATCGGCAGCCATCGCCCAGATCAACACGGCGGTCCGGACGGGCGGGTCTTCCCAAACCCTGGCCGCCGCCAGCCTGGTGGACTTAGCGGTGCGGTTCACGGGCTCCGCGGACGCGGGCCTGAGCTGGCTGGTCCGCGAACTTCCGCAAGAACGCGGATGGCTGGACCCAGCTCTGCGTCACCGAGCGCTGGAGCTGGCCGATCCTGGCGGCGAGTGGACGACGGTGCGCTCGCTGCCCGACGGAACGGATGTCGTGGCCGCGTGGGAGACACGCGGTGCCGCGCTGGCTGCCTATCGAGAAGAGCTGGCCGAGCAGCGTGACCCACTGACCGTTCTGCCCTCACTCCTGCACGGGCACCACAACCGGGCCGTCAGCGTCGACACCGCCATCGAGCGCATCACGGGACGGCTCGCGCGTATCTGCGCGCTGCGCCATACCGCCCCGCGCAAGGGGAAATAA
- a CDS encoding lanthionine synthetase C family protein gives MAERYATELATLEPPPEDKPWVRQSLTKGAAGIALLHVERAHAGYGTWQQAHRWIKTAVAHPISALDTAGLYQGAPAITLMLDAAATGAAGRYRNALADVDGHVAALAHRRVDAAMARMKAGELPGFREYDVFFGLAGIGALLLRRSPGSSAMGRILDYLVALTKPLQIEDQGVPGWWVGHDPHRRNSAAYRSGHGNFGMAHGICGPLALLSQAMRRGATVGGHLDAIITICDWLDAWRQDADAGPWWPEWITLDELTRGTPSQPGPARPSWCYGTPGIARAVQLAAIAISDAQRQRSYEEALIRCLDDPDQENRITDGGLCHGWAGVYQTAWRAAQDAVSPELASHLPRLAACLTCQVHLTTAARPGLLEGKAGTVLALHTAVHDVAPISGWDTCLLID, from the coding sequence GTGGCCGAGCGCTACGCCACCGAGCTGGCCACGCTCGAACCGCCACCCGAGGACAAGCCGTGGGTCCGGCAATCGCTGACCAAAGGCGCCGCCGGAATCGCCCTGCTGCACGTCGAGCGTGCCCACGCCGGATACGGAACCTGGCAGCAGGCACACCGCTGGATCAAGACCGCCGTCGCCCATCCCATCAGCGCCTTGGACACTGCCGGGCTCTACCAGGGTGCACCGGCGATCACGCTCATGTTGGACGCGGCGGCAACCGGCGCCGCAGGGCGCTACCGCAACGCCCTCGCTGATGTCGATGGGCATGTTGCAGCGCTCGCGCATCGCCGAGTCGACGCTGCGATGGCTCGCATGAAAGCCGGCGAGCTTCCGGGATTTCGCGAGTACGACGTGTTCTTCGGCTTGGCTGGGATCGGCGCGCTGCTGCTGCGCCGATCGCCGGGTAGCAGCGCGATGGGGCGCATCCTGGACTATCTCGTCGCCCTGACGAAGCCGCTCCAGATCGAGGACCAGGGTGTGCCGGGCTGGTGGGTCGGCCACGATCCGCACCGCCGGAATTCCGCTGCGTATCGAAGCGGACATGGCAATTTCGGGATGGCCCATGGAATCTGCGGTCCGCTGGCCTTGCTCAGCCAGGCGATGCGGCGCGGCGCGACTGTCGGCGGGCACCTGGACGCGATCATTACCATCTGCGATTGGCTTGATGCTTGGCGTCAGGACGCGGACGCCGGACCGTGGTGGCCGGAATGGATCACTCTCGACGAGCTGACCCGCGGCACTCCCAGCCAGCCGGGTCCGGCGCGCCCGAGTTGGTGTTACGGCACGCCCGGCATCGCGCGTGCAGTCCAGTTGGCCGCTATCGCCATCAGCGACGCACAGCGCCAACGGAGCTACGAAGAAGCATTGATCCGATGCCTGGATGACCCTGACCAGGAGAACCGGATCACAGACGGCGGCCTGTGCCACGGCTGGGCCGGCGTGTATCAGACCGCCTGGCGTGCCGCCCAGGACGCAGTCAGCCCAGAACTCGCCAGTCACCTGCCGCGCCTGGCCGCGTGCCTGACCTGCCAAGTCCACCTCACTACTGCGGCCAGGCCGGGGCTTTTGGAGGGCAAAGCCGGAACAGTCCTCGCCCTGCACACCGCCGTGCACGACGTCGCGCCGATCTCCGGATGGGATACATGCCTACTGATCGACTAG